A genomic stretch from Hydrogenimonas urashimensis includes:
- the pyrE gene encoding orotate phosphoribosyltransferase — protein sequence MDIKKIYMDADALLHGHFKLSSGNHSEYYLQSAKVLEDPKTAKLLAEALAKQIQDYGLEVETVCSPAIGGLIAGFALATALDCRYIFTERVGGEMTLRRGFEVRPGEKILICEDIITTGGSAMEAAAEVERLGAEVVGFAALANRGFCQRIGSDLERKPNCKLPENKPFFALADFDFPMYSPEECPMCKAGSEAIKPGSRGN from the coding sequence ATGGATATCAAAAAAATCTACATGGACGCGGACGCGCTGCTGCATGGCCATTTCAAACTGAGTTCGGGCAACCACTCCGAATACTACCTCCAGTCGGCAAAAGTGCTGGAAGACCCAAAAACCGCCAAACTGCTGGCGGAGGCTTTGGCCAAACAGATTCAAGATTACGGCCTGGAGGTGGAGACTGTCTGCTCTCCCGCCATCGGCGGGCTCATCGCCGGTTTCGCGCTGGCCACGGCGCTGGATTGCCGCTACATCTTCACCGAACGGGTGGGCGGCGAAATGACCTTGCGGCGGGGGTTTGAAGTCAGACCCGGTGAAAAGATCCTCATCTGCGAAGATATCATCACCACCGGGGGATCGGCGATGGAAGCCGCGGCGGAGGTGGAGCGTCTTGGAGCCGAAGTGGTCGGCTTCGCCGCCCTGGCCAATCGGGGATTTTGCCAACGTATCGGCAGCGACCTGGAGCGCAAGCCCAACTGCAAACTCCCGGAGAACAAACCTTTCTTCGCGCTGGCCGATTTCGATTTTCCGATGTATTCGCCCGAAGAGTGCCCCATGTGCAAAGCCGGCAGCGAAGCGATCAAACCGGGAAGCAGAGGAAATTAG
- a CDS encoding RDD family protein yields the protein MGRWRKVKQGKVENPVSKKSEKSGAKKEETACAPVFLRLKAFLTDTFMIVMPILYIVIYLVMGSREGFREHIGEGWLIILAAHSIAVIAFWAIAGQTPGMRAYDLLLVDPQTNQKPGIVKLVLRYVMMQTAIFSILGLFLPFFLKSREALHDLVSGTCILWQPRIHEKRRKRKSSS from the coding sequence GTGGGTCGTTGGCGAAAAGTGAAACAGGGAAAAGTGGAAAACCCCGTTTCCAAAAAGAGTGAAAAAAGTGGGGCGAAAAAGGAAGAGACGGCCTGTGCTCCCGTATTTTTGCGCCTCAAAGCTTTTTTGACCGATACCTTCATGATCGTCATGCCGATTCTCTACATCGTGATCTATCTGGTGATGGGGAGCCGGGAGGGGTTTCGAGAACACATAGGCGAGGGGTGGCTCATCATTCTCGCCGCCCACTCCATCGCCGTCATCGCCTTTTGGGCCATCGCCGGTCAGACACCGGGGATGCGGGCTTACGATCTGCTGCTGGTCGACCCCCAAACGAATCAAAAGCCCGGCATCGTCAAGCTGGTGCTGCGCTATGTCATGATGCAGACCGCCATCTTCTCCATTCTGGGGCTCTTTCTGCCTTTCTTTCTCAAAAGCCGCGAAGCCCTTCACGACCTGGTTTCGGGTACCTGCATTCTCTGGCAGCCGCGAATACATGAAAAGAGAAGAAAGCGAAAATCCTCATCATGA
- a CDS encoding MFS transporter, with protein sequence MYARLSAFYLFYFAAVGVYVIFFPKALQMAGYTSLQIGTLLSAAPLMRFFAPFLFLKHLRLDDRTFLGALMLMSTGVLLFLPALHHFWLLLSVNLLFGAAMSVTLPFVETRALESLARKTYGRARLFGSIGFIAIALWLGRILETPYDAVHYLIATILLTALFGAAIVFADRAHAHADVPSDGDPFDLLRHWPLWSAFFLMQVSFGGFYNFFTIYETAHGISLETTSWLWSFGVICEIVMFYFQGPLLQKNLMTILKITIFATSLRWAMLWLFPDSLPMTFAAQSLHALSFALYHTTAITLLHTLYRRKALAQQFFLGISYGLGGFVGALVAGRLYDERLFLYESLIAFTAFVVLFFAKKQLFRTI encoded by the coding sequence ATGTACGCGCGCCTTTCGGCATTTTATCTCTTCTACTTCGCTGCGGTAGGAGTTTACGTCATCTTTTTCCCCAAGGCGCTGCAGATGGCAGGATACACCAGCCTGCAGATAGGCACGCTTCTTTCCGCCGCACCGCTGATGCGCTTTTTCGCCCCGTTTCTCTTTTTGAAGCATTTGCGACTGGACGACCGCACATTTCTGGGAGCGCTGATGCTCATGAGTACGGGCGTACTGCTTTTTCTACCGGCGCTGCACCATTTTTGGCTCCTGCTCTCGGTCAATCTGCTTTTTGGTGCGGCCATGAGCGTCACGCTACCTTTCGTCGAAACGAGAGCGCTCGAAAGTCTCGCGAGAAAAACCTACGGTCGGGCAAGGCTCTTTGGCTCCATCGGTTTCATTGCCATCGCGCTTTGGCTGGGCAGGATCCTTGAAACACCCTACGATGCGGTGCATTATCTTATCGCCACGATTTTGCTGACGGCTCTCTTCGGCGCCGCCATCGTTTTCGCCGACCGTGCCCATGCCCACGCCGACGTCCCATCCGATGGCGATCCCTTCGATCTGTTACGCCACTGGCCGCTTTGGAGCGCCTTTTTTCTGATGCAGGTGAGTTTCGGGGGATTTTACAACTTTTTCACGATCTACGAAACGGCCCACGGCATCTCGCTTGAAACCACCAGCTGGCTCTGGAGTTTCGGCGTCATCTGCGAAATCGTCATGTTCTATTTCCAAGGGCCGCTTCTGCAGAAAAACCTGATGACGATCCTGAAAATCACCATTTTCGCTACTTCGTTGCGATGGGCCATGCTTTGGCTCTTTCCCGACTCCCTGCCCATGACCTTCGCCGCCCAGAGCCTCCATGCCCTCAGCTTCGCCCTCTATCACACCACGGCCATCACCCTGCTGCATACTCTTTATAGACGCAAAGCACTGGCCCAGCAGTTTTTCCTGGGTATCTCCTACGGACTGGGTGGCTTCGTCGGTGCCCTGGTGGCGGGAAGGCTTTACGATGAGCGGCTTTTTCTCTACGAAAGTCTTATTGCCTTCACAGCTTTTGTCGTGCTCTTTTTCGCGAAAAAACAGTTGTTTCGAACCATTTAA
- a CDS encoding TIGR04219 family outer membrane beta-barrel protein, protein MKKQILFGAAAAFLSLGTVSASADTLLGGEIAVGGWHHDPGGWVKYPNDLPDDQSKVDADDDLNLDAQNDIYLRAKLEHPIPIVPNVKVAYTRTETEGDGRIERSFTFGNIDFTEGRDIHSEAKLDSYDGTLYYEVVDTGIDFDLGLTVRYFDGYVKVTDRQTGENDQTDIDFVVPMLYGNIRVPLPFLEGFSLGAEGNWITYDGSTLYDVQADARYTFSMGLGFEVGYRYEKVELDDVEDTDSDIDIQGVFFGALLDF, encoded by the coding sequence ATGAAAAAGCAGATTCTATTCGGTGCCGCGGCGGCATTTTTGTCTCTTGGCACAGTGTCGGCTTCCGCGGATACGCTTTTGGGCGGTGAAATTGCTGTCGGCGGATGGCATCACGATCCGGGGGGATGGGTCAAGTATCCCAACGATCTGCCCGATGACCAGAGCAAGGTCGACGCGGATGACGATCTGAATCTCGATGCGCAGAACGATATCTACCTGCGGGCGAAACTGGAGCATCCGATACCGATCGTGCCCAACGTAAAAGTCGCCTATACACGCACGGAAACAGAGGGAGACGGCCGTATCGAGAGAAGTTTTACATTTGGTAATATCGATTTTACCGAAGGCCGGGACATCCATTCCGAAGCGAAGCTCGACAGTTACGATGGGACGCTCTATTACGAAGTGGTCGATACCGGCATCGATTTCGACCTGGGGTTGACCGTTAGATATTTCGACGGCTATGTCAAGGTGACCGACAGACAGACAGGTGAAAACGATCAGACGGATATCGATTTTGTCGTACCGATGCTCTATGGCAACATTCGGGTGCCGCTGCCCTTTCTGGAAGGTTTTTCACTGGGCGCCGAGGGCAACTGGATCACCTACGACGGAAGCACCCTTTACGATGTGCAGGCGGATGCACGCTACACGTTTTCAATGGGTCTTGGTTTCGAGGTCGGATACCGGTATGAAAAGGTGGAGCTCGACGATGTCGAGGATACCGATTCGGATATCGACATCCAGGGAGTCTTCTTCGGAGCGCTCCTGGATTTTTGA
- a CDS encoding NAD(P)H-dependent oxidoreductase: protein MRNEEIFMEAMRARHACKMFDEKRKIPKESLQTILEFGRLSPSSFGMEPWRFLVVRDQGLKETLRPLCWNQPQITTCSDLVIIKTILSPLTPGSDYSRKMLSRRDLPEQKIRAYFERYDKFVTEKMAKEGLFAWASRQCYIAAANMMTGAAAMGIDSCAIEGFEKEKVEAVLQMDVAKE from the coding sequence ATGAGAAACGAAGAGATTTTTATGGAAGCGATGCGGGCACGGCACGCCTGCAAGATGTTCGATGAAAAGAGAAAGATTCCGAAAGAGTCGCTGCAGACCATTCTGGAGTTTGGCCGCCTGAGTCCCTCCTCTTTCGGCATGGAACCGTGGCGTTTTCTCGTGGTCCGGGACCAGGGGCTGAAAGAGACGCTGCGGCCGCTTTGCTGGAACCAGCCTCAGATCACGACATGCAGCGATCTTGTGATCATCAAGACGATTCTCTCCCCGCTGACACCCGGCAGCGACTACAGCCGAAAGATGCTTTCAAGAAGGGATCTGCCCGAGCAGAAGATTCGCGCCTACTTCGAAAGGTACGACAAATTCGTTACGGAGAAGATGGCAAAAGAGGGGCTTTTTGCCTGGGCATCCAGGCAGTGCTACATTGCAGCGGCCAACATGATGACAGGAGCGGCGGCGATGGGGATCGACAGTTGCGCGATCGAGGGTTTCGAAAAAGAGAAAGTTGAAGCGGTACTGCAGATGGATGTGGCAAAAGAGTAG
- a CDS encoding DUF3137 domain-containing protein gives MDIKTSDLLDFYYDELYNELTSLESERKRILKQLYVVAAVVAGVAAAYFFATKGDPVEKILTLLPIGFAIVALSARWFGHSYRNRFKRDVFRRLVTHIDPSLTYDPDGKVHEGLFVASGLFETDYDRYEGKDYIRGKIGKTPIEFSNLKVEKRSRDARGREHRETIFNGTFIVTEFHKHFTRSLMVLPDVAERYMGVLGGWFQNIGSKNLVRMDSPEFENYFKVYCDDPVEAHYLLTPNLMEKIVALRKEAGSDLYFSFRYDKLFIAIANGGKWFEPTLFRSLLRLDVFKSYIDNLDLILSIVEELNLNRRIWSKA, from the coding sequence ATGGACATCAAAACATCGGATCTGCTCGACTTCTACTACGACGAACTTTACAACGAGCTGACATCTCTTGAATCGGAGCGCAAACGGATTCTCAAACAGCTTTATGTCGTTGCGGCAGTGGTTGCGGGAGTGGCGGCGGCCTATTTTTTTGCAACAAAAGGCGATCCGGTCGAAAAGATCCTGACCCTTCTGCCCATTGGCTTTGCTATCGTGGCGTTGTCTGCCCGGTGGTTCGGCCACAGCTACCGCAACCGTTTCAAAAGAGACGTTTTTCGACGGCTTGTCACCCATATCGATCCATCTTTGACGTACGATCCCGACGGCAAGGTGCATGAAGGGCTGTTCGTTGCCAGCGGCCTTTTCGAAACCGATTACGACCGCTACGAAGGCAAAGATTACATTCGCGGAAAAATCGGCAAGACCCCGATCGAGTTCTCCAATCTGAAAGTCGAGAAAAGAAGTCGCGACGCCAGGGGCAGGGAGCATCGCGAAACGATATTCAACGGAACATTCATCGTGACAGAATTCCATAAGCATTTCACCCGCTCTTTGATGGTTCTACCCGATGTGGCGGAGCGTTACATGGGCGTGCTGGGGGGCTGGTTTCAGAATATCGGGTCCAAAAATCTGGTGCGCATGGATTCGCCCGAATTCGAAAACTATTTCAAAGTTTACTGCGACGATCCGGTGGAAGCCCACTATCTTCTCACTCCCAACCTGATGGAGAAGATCGTGGCCTTGAGAAAAGAGGCGGGATCGGATCTGTACTTCTCCTTTCGTTACGACAAACTCTTTATCGCTATCGCAAACGGAGGAAAATGGTTCGAGCCCACCCTCTTTCGCTCCCTGCTGCGTCTTGATGTTTTCAAATCCTATATCGACAATCTCGATCTCATTCTCAGCATCGTCGAGGAACTCAATCTCAATCGGCGCATATGGAGCAAAGCGTAA
- a CDS encoding LemA family protein — MKILVAIGIILLLAVLIYNTLVSRRNQCDNIFASIDALLKKRYNLIPNLVTLMKESMRYERDLLERVTQLRAKAMRPNLTPEEKIAIADELTQPLHGLMVAVENYPELKANEQIMQLMRSLNEIEEQIAAARRAYNQAVTDYNNARQMFPSSLIAAWFRFQPKELFEIPETERKNIDIKELLKS; from the coding sequence ATGAAAATTCTTGTTGCAATCGGCATCATCCTGCTTCTTGCCGTCCTTATCTACAACACCCTCGTCTCCCGCCGCAACCAGTGCGACAACATTTTCGCCAGTATCGACGCGTTGCTGAAGAAGCGCTACAACCTCATCCCCAACCTGGTGACACTGATGAAAGAGTCGATGCGCTACGAGCGGGATCTGCTCGAAAGGGTGACACAGCTGCGAGCCAAAGCGATGCGGCCCAACCTCACACCGGAAGAGAAGATCGCCATCGCCGATGAGCTGACCCAGCCGCTGCATGGACTGATGGTGGCTGTGGAAAACTACCCGGAGCTCAAGGCCAACGAACAGATCATGCAGCTGATGCGTTCGCTCAACGAGATCGAGGAGCAGATCGCCGCGGCCAGGCGGGCTTACAACCAGGCGGTGACCGACTACAACAACGCCCGCCAGATGTTCCCCTCCTCCCTGATCGCCGCCTGGTTCCGTTTTCAACCCAAAGAGCTTTTCGAAATTCCCGAAACCGAGCGGAAAAACATCGATATCAAAGAGCTGCTCAAAAGCTGA
- the typA gene encoding translational GTPase TypA: MQNIRNIAVIAHVDHGKTTLVDGLLQQSGTFEAHKDVAERVMDSNDIEKERGITILSKNTAIRYNDFKINIIDTPGHADFGGEVERVLKMVDGVLLLVDAQEGVMPQTKFVLKKAISLGLRPIVVVNKIDKPAAEPERVVDEVFDLLVALDADETQLDFPVLYAAARDGYAKWNMEDENRDLTPLFEAILEYVPAPEGSAENTLQTQVFTLDYDNYVGRIGIARIFNGKVKAGEQVLLAKSDGEKLKGRISKLIGFLGLERIEIDEAEAGDIVAIAGFNEIDVGDTITDPNDPQPLDPLHIEEPTLSVIFSVNDGPFAGREGKFVTANKLKERLEKEMQTNIAMRLEQLGEGSFKVSGRGELQISILAENMRREGFEFLISRPEVVIKEENGVRMEPYEHLVIDVPEEFSGSVIEKLGRRKAEMTSMHPMPDGTTRIEFEIPARGLIGFRTQFLTDTKGEGIMNHSFLAYRPFVGNVEHRANGALISMENGKALGYSLFNLQDRGTLFIKPQTEVYVGMIIGEHARPNDLEVNPIKGKKLSNVRSSGADDAIVLVPPREMTLERAMEWIEDDELVEVTPENIRVRKRYLDPHVRKRMEKQKKA; this comes from the coding sequence ATGCAAAACATTCGAAACATAGCCGTCATCGCGCATGTCGACCACGGTAAAACAACACTGGTCGACGGCCTTTTGCAGCAGTCGGGCACTTTCGAAGCCCACAAAGATGTTGCCGAGCGCGTCATGGACAGCAACGATATCGAAAAAGAGCGCGGTATCACGATTCTTTCGAAAAACACGGCGATTCGATACAACGACTTCAAAATCAACATCATCGACACACCGGGCCACGCCGATTTCGGCGGCGAGGTCGAGCGGGTGCTCAAAATGGTCGACGGGGTACTGCTTTTGGTCGATGCCCAGGAGGGGGTCATGCCCCAGACCAAATTCGTATTGAAAAAAGCGATCAGCCTGGGTCTGCGCCCCATCGTCGTCGTCAACAAAATCGACAAGCCGGCCGCCGAACCCGAGCGTGTCGTCGACGAAGTTTTCGACCTGCTGGTAGCACTCGACGCCGACGAAACGCAGCTCGATTTTCCGGTTCTCTACGCCGCCGCCCGCGACGGGTACGCCAAATGGAACATGGAAGATGAAAACAGGGACCTCACGCCCCTTTTCGAAGCGATTTTGGAGTATGTCCCGGCGCCCGAAGGGAGTGCGGAGAATACCCTGCAGACCCAGGTTTTCACCCTCGACTACGACAATTACGTCGGCCGCATCGGTATCGCGCGCATCTTCAACGGAAAAGTGAAAGCGGGCGAGCAGGTCCTTCTGGCAAAAAGCGACGGAGAGAAGCTCAAAGGGCGCATCAGCAAACTGATCGGCTTTCTTGGTCTGGAGCGTATCGAGATCGACGAGGCCGAAGCGGGTGACATCGTGGCCATCGCCGGATTCAACGAGATCGATGTGGGCGATACCATCACCGATCCCAACGATCCCCAGCCCCTCGATCCGCTCCATATCGAAGAGCCGACGCTTTCGGTCATCTTCAGCGTCAACGACGGGCCTTTCGCCGGACGCGAAGGAAAGTTCGTCACGGCCAACAAGCTCAAGGAGCGTCTTGAAAAGGAGATGCAGACCAATATCGCCATGCGCCTCGAACAGCTGGGCGAAGGGAGTTTCAAAGTCTCCGGCCGCGGGGAGCTGCAGATCTCGATTCTGGCGGAGAACATGCGCCGCGAAGGGTTCGAATTTCTGATCTCCCGTCCGGAGGTGGTCATCAAGGAAGAAAACGGCGTGCGAATGGAGCCCTACGAGCACCTGGTGATCGACGTGCCCGAAGAGTTCAGCGGTTCGGTTATCGAAAAGTTGGGACGCCGCAAAGCGGAGATGACGTCGATGCATCCGATGCCTGACGGCACGACCCGCATCGAGTTCGAGATTCCCGCCCGCGGACTCATCGGTTTTAGAACACAGTTTTTGACCGACACGAAAGGAGAAGGCATCATGAACCACTCCTTCCTCGCCTACCGGCCTTTCGTCGGCAATGTGGAGCATCGGGCCAACGGGGCGCTGATCTCGATGGAAAACGGCAAGGCGCTGGGTTACTCTCTGTTCAATCTTCAAGATCGCGGCACCCTCTTTATCAAGCCTCAGACGGAGGTCTATGTGGGTATGATCATCGGCGAGCATGCCCGGCCCAACGATCTTGAGGTCAATCCTATCAAAGGAAAGAAGCTCTCCAACGTCCGCTCTTCCGGCGCCGACGACGCGATCGTCCTGGTCCCGCCGCGGGAAATGACGCTCGAGCGTGCGATGGAGTGGATCGAAGATGACGAACTGGTGGAAGTGACCCCCGAAAACATCCGGGTGCGCAAACGCTACCTCGATCCCCATGTCCGAAAACGGATGGAGAAGCAGAAAAAAGCCTGA
- a CDS encoding flagellar hook-length control protein FliK, with protein MALLQLSALLTKAIPPGKGKADVLSPEGGDDFFKELFQLLLGGKEKMTQTKSKAPLGRMLHEPGEISKKTPKSERVAANLPNQAESPREKAPPMLKRTIVHIQDFPENDGRLPLLHEDGDTEAVKVEIPVLQEAAPPVKRIKTQKGQEKIAPAAPIKISEPLLLRIVTKKPQKSEKAPPDGAGEKRMPSLERLFGVFVPFSPFAPDEASPFTKNRKVPLPLQEPPFFSKKRVAGVPEILQTGHAVKKRGKRAKRVTELVDFAKNIGLNPKRASLHIQKKSEPTPLFGNLPHRTHNASERNGDISRSTAELLRRPFPSHAPKNPKTVPPQELGSPTEETAAAKESAGAGDTPANKEGSAPVENALKKLMELTAHPDHRSRAAKKETTAAQKGPDGIESPRKEESKQPSSEISDPNGLDLPDHLVAENTKTGESLHQKIADAKATVRHFARQLQEQVENYKPPFTRMKMLLEPKELGAVELTLVNRGSNLHVQVHSNPNAIGLMATQGQELKSQLVSMGFSDVQMQFSMNQQQQRPRHNMQKSRSEGDVAIAEERSDFYDSLNIIIPYYI; from the coding sequence ATGGCTCTACTTCAGCTCTCTGCGCTGCTGACGAAAGCGATCCCACCCGGAAAGGGCAAAGCCGATGTTCTCTCACCGGAAGGGGGCGATGATTTTTTCAAAGAGTTGTTCCAGCTTCTGCTGGGCGGCAAAGAGAAAATGACGCAAACAAAATCAAAAGCTCCGCTCGGCCGCATGTTGCACGAGCCGGGAGAAATTTCCAAAAAAACGCCAAAAAGCGAAAGAGTTGCCGCAAATCTGCCCAACCAAGCCGAATCGCCGCGGGAAAAAGCGCCGCCGATGTTGAAAAGAACGATCGTTCACATTCAGGATTTTCCTGAAAACGACGGAAGGCTTCCGCTTTTACATGAGGACGGCGACACGGAGGCCGTGAAGGTGGAAATTCCCGTTTTACAGGAAGCGGCGCCTCCTGTAAAACGGATAAAAACACAAAAGGGTCAAGAGAAAATTGCCCCTGCAGCGCCTATAAAAATTTCTGAGCCGCTTCTTTTGAGAATCGTCACAAAAAAGCCGCAAAAATCCGAAAAAGCGCCGCCGGATGGGGCAGGGGAAAAGAGAATGCCCTCCCTGGAGAGACTCTTTGGGGTTTTCGTTCCATTTTCTCCATTCGCGCCGGATGAAGCGTCGCCCTTTACAAAGAACCGGAAGGTCCCCCTTCCTCTCCAGGAACCTCCGTTCTTCTCCAAAAAGAGGGTCGCCGGAGTGCCCGAAATCCTGCAAACCGGCCATGCGGTCAAAAAGAGGGGCAAACGAGCCAAAAGAGTGACGGAACTCGTCGATTTTGCCAAAAACATCGGACTCAATCCAAAACGAGCGAGCCTCCACATCCAGAAAAAGAGCGAACCAACCCCCCTCTTCGGGAATCTGCCGCACCGGACGCATAATGCATCCGAAAGAAACGGAGACATTTCCCGCAGTACCGCCGAACTGCTTCGGCGTCCCTTCCCATCCCATGCGCCGAAGAATCCTAAGACCGTACCCCCGCAAGAGCTTGGCAGCCCGACCGAGGAGACGGCAGCGGCGAAAGAGTCCGCAGGAGCGGGCGATACTCCCGCCAACAAAGAAGGATCGGCTCCTGTGGAGAATGCGCTGAAAAAACTGATGGAGCTTACCGCCCATCCCGATCACCGAAGCCGTGCCGCAAAAAAAGAGACGACAGCAGCCCAGAAGGGGCCGGATGGAATCGAGAGTCCGCGAAAGGAAGAGAGCAAACAGCCCTCCTCTGAAATCTCCGATCCGAACGGTTTGGATCTGCCCGATCACCTGGTTGCCGAAAACACGAAAACGGGCGAATCCCTTCATCAGAAAATCGCCGACGCCAAAGCGACGGTACGCCATTTCGCCCGGCAGCTTCAGGAGCAGGTGGAAAACTACAAACCCCCCTTTACCCGCATGAAGATGCTTCTTGAGCCCAAAGAGCTCGGAGCGGTCGAACTGACCCTTGTCAACCGCGGCAGCAATCTTCATGTGCAGGTGCACTCCAATCCCAATGCCATCGGCCTCATGGCCACCCAGGGACAGGAGTTGAAAAGCCAGCTCGTCTCGATGGGTTTTAGCGATGTGCAGATGCAGTTCAGTATGAATCAGCAGCAACAGCGGCCGCGGCACAACATGCAAAAGAGCCGAAGCGAAGGAGATGTCGCAATCGCGGAAGAGAGAAGCGATTTTTACGACTCTTTGAACATCATCATCCCGTACTATATCTGA
- a CDS encoding FlgD immunoglobulin-like domain containing protein translates to MDVTTTFKPDTTFTSKSDVVSNPDAILGKDDFMKLLLTELQYQDPTNPMDSEKMLTQTSQLATLEASDNTNKALEKLAATLTQSSSLAIVSAIGKMASLSNEGFVLDENNTPTFDIYLPENISSGTIQIEDTQGNVVRTIPVDAMGAGIHTFSWDGTDGAGNRLNEGSYRAMLSYMTSDGQKGYSRTGSYPIEAVRFDKGEALLKVGNRYLPMDEIGEIYGG, encoded by the coding sequence ATGGATGTCACCACCACATTCAAACCCGATACCACGTTTACCTCAAAGAGCGATGTTGTCTCCAACCCCGACGCGATTCTCGGAAAAGACGACTTCATGAAACTGCTCCTAACAGAGCTGCAGTACCAGGACCCGACCAACCCGATGGACAGCGAAAAGATGCTGACGCAGACATCGCAGCTGGCCACCCTGGAAGCTTCCGACAATACCAACAAAGCCCTCGAAAAACTGGCCGCCACACTGACACAGAGTTCGTCGCTGGCCATTGTTTCCGCCATCGGGAAGATGGCCTCGTTGAGCAACGAAGGGTTCGTGCTGGACGAAAACAATACGCCGACCTTCGACATCTATCTGCCCGAAAACATCTCGTCCGGAACCATTCAGATAGAGGATACGCAGGGCAACGTCGTGCGCACCATCCCTGTCGATGCGATGGGCGCGGGAATCCATACATTCTCATGGGACGGCACGGACGGGGCGGGCAACCGGTTGAACGAGGGCAGCTACCGGGCGATGCTCAGTTACATGACATCCGACGGGCAGAAGGGTTACAGCCGCACCGGTTCCTATCCCATCGAGGCGGTCCGCTTCGACAAAGGCGAAGCGCTGCTGAAAGTGGGCAACCGCTATCTTCCGATGGATGAGATCGGCGAAATATACGGAGGATAG